The genomic segment tttattgtgaatatcggtagggttgatccgtcatacatatttttttaaaaatatgaaaaatgaatcTGATACGGTTGTTAgataaaaaattactaaaaatagttttcataataatttttatgaaataaaaatagtttatttttataatttgggAGAGATACTTTCActttatatgaaaataaataaatcaagatccTACAAATAAGTTACTCTAAGCTGCTCatatttattaatatgattagtAATCATCACAACTATCATGTattcatataatttaattatctgaagaaaaaaaatcatatcttaCTCGACTCATGAGtaagtattacttttaatttcGAAAGTATCACTTTTTCTCAATGTATAATTGGATCGGATCGACTGATCTCACAAAAgacttattataaaatttttgttagaaaaaaaagaaattttcttgaatattaCATTcgtttgtattaaaaaaatacaaatgaaaATTAGTATGACcagtttgtttttttatatttaaaattgctTTCAGAATTTAAAGAAACATTAATTGAGAGCAATCTCATAATTTAgctccaattttatttttagtataaCAAGAAAGCTACACGTAACTTACACTCCGCCCAATTTCTGTATTATTCTTGCCTATGGCAACAATTTGTGTGCATTTTTTCTTctattactatataatataaattatagctggaaaaaaatcatcaattttTATAGAAAAATGAGAAAGAAATGTAATATATACTTAATAATTCGTGTCATTTCTCGAAGAAAAGTCCAAACTAAACCATGGAGAAGAAATCTCGAATGCAATTAACCGTGAAAATCTATTATCAATTTGTAGTGTGGGGGCCGTAACCAATTTCTTGTAGggtttcttattattattattattattattattattattattattattgacacATATGAGGTGACAAAAGTATAATTCCAAAttacaattattttattaaagtgaAATATTATATGCTCCTCACTCAAAGAAATTTAACCCGCATCAcgcaatattgaattatttatatcttaatcaagaaaattaattaaattattcatATGCAATATGAGGTCTTAAATCAAAATCCTTGGAAGATTtggtaatatttaatttaaatatgggaaaaaaatatgtatataccTCGTGGAAATTTCGGCTTTATTGTTATTCTTTGGCAATAGGATGCAAGACCTAAATAATTAGGTGTGAATTAGGTCATGTGAGACTGGTCGATCCAATTCATATtcgtaataaaaaaataatattttaattgactACAAAATTTATTCATTACACAATCTGATAGAAGTATATTTCTAACTTTTTTTTATcccaaatatattttaaaaagcataaaaaataattaaaacaaaccGTACGATAAAAATAGGCACCTATTTTGTTTtcacatgtattttttttctctgttttttttttaaaaaaaaaaatacttaaaagCCAAAAGGGGGCAAAATACGCCTTGTCTGCTGAGAATTAGGTGAGGAAGTGGAGTAGATATTTtagaaattctttttattattttttttttttgcgaaatcttgaatttttattgtttttcttcgaATATGGAAAAGACTCGTGTTTCCAATAGCATCCATGCATAAATTTTTACACAAGTTTCTAAAGTGGTAGTCCCTACACTGATCAAACCTTATCGATATTGGAAATGCCAAACATGTcactatttaatatttatatgaaattcatttattaattattatataatcaaATGACCATATATTCATATGGTTgaagtattattattttatctatgttataagaaattatttattttaaaagtttatgttaCTATGATAGTTCCTCGTTGGCAACATCGTTGATGAAACAAAATAGCCTATTATTCATCACCTCAACCCTACAATAGTCGATTCAAGTAGTCGCAACGAGACTTGCGAAAGTCGCAATtgatctttttaattttttaaaaaatttattactaTTTGGATCTTGAGGTATCAGTCTTGTCACTAGACCAAAAGATTCTTGAAAAAAAGACTATTTTTTGAGTATGCGAAagtatgattatttttaaatagacCATGTACATATggattaaaagaaataaaacgAAAACTTGatcatattatatattgaaatataattaGACAAAGTTGATTTCTGAAAATATAAGGTCGGGTCCAAATCTCTGCCCGTCATCTTTGGGAGGATGTTGCATAGTGATCTATATCACATGGTAGCAGCCATTTAAGTCATAATAAACTCTTTTCTCGATATaattatcaataaatttgtCATTAATTGTATATTTTTCCCGGATTAGTTTTTcattaatttcattttcataGACTATAAATCAAGATTACACATTcggatttattattattattattattattattattattattattattattattgttattgtgtATTCGAAATTACAAATTCTATAAATGTTTCAATAAAATTACATATAAAaacttgttatatatatatttgaaggtTGGCACATGGAAGATGGTGATCCACCAAAAGATGTCTGCCATTTTCGATTTTTGAAGCTACAAATTAAAAGACGTCAATGAATCATGTTCTATTGTCCCGTTCTTGACAATACCAGATTCAAGTGGTTTTAATCACAGCTAGGTAGTGGAAATAATGGACATTTCTGCACTAATAATTAGCACCAATNCGACATGGTTTTGTTTCTATTAAAAGCCCTGTTTGTAGCAGCTTTCTTGTTTTCACATGAGACGACGGCGAAGGAATACCTCAACACCACCACCTCCGCCGGGGTCGGCAGAAAGCTGGCCGGAGGGTGCAACATTTTCCAGGGAAAATGGGTTTACGATGCCTCCTATCCTCTTTATGACTTCTCGACTTGTCCATTTATAGACGACGAATTCAACTGCCTCAAGTACAAGAGACCTGATCGCGAGTACCTGAAATATAGATGGCAGCCTTTCTCCTGCAACTTACCGAGGTACGTAACAAGCTATAAATTATAATACCAGTACTCTCTCCGTTCCCCGCGCCATAATCACAGATGTGATCCAATATTTGATCAAAGGGAGAAACTTGAACGGGTAACTGGGCAAAAGTTAACCAGAACAGCAGGCTGCTGCAACATTACAGAACATTTCGAATTTCACGAATAATTTTAATCGCAGTCTGTTTTATCTTTCTTGAACAGTATATAAAAAGAGTGTTTAATTATTGTGTAACTTTTGCTttgttttctaattttattttccatATTCTTGAATTGTGCTAACTAAATGAGTTGAatgaatttcagttttaatGGAGTGAATTTCTTGGAGAAATGGAGGGGGAAGAAGATCATGTTTGTTGGGGATTCACTGAGCTTCAATATGTGGCAGTCATTGAGTTGCATGATTCATTCATCGGTACCTAGTGCTAAGACATCACTCTTCAAAAGAGAAGGCCTAGCTCAGCTCACTTTTCTGGTAAATTTTGATTCTTATGCTAACTTTTTAATATTTACAGGTGAGTCTGTGTTACACCGAGAACAGATTTTCTGGTTTTTGCTTTGTATAAGATGATCGGTCGACCCAtcacttgaaaataaaaaatatgagcCGATCATCTTATACAAACACATCTAGTGTAGAATTTTCGGTGTAACGTAGACTCATCTGACAATTTGTGTAGATTCATTCCATtgattgaatcatgatttcataaCTTATTCCGACAATCAAAAAACTTCAGCACAGAAAATAAACATTAATTCGGGAAACTCTGTTCGCTTTAAACAAGACTTTACCTTTGTGAGCATAGAAAACCAGGCCAGGTTTAAGTTAGTAAGAGACGTGAGTTCGATCCATGTTATTGTAAAAACTTCCAACTccattataataaataataaaataaaataaaaaaagggtTCGAATTATTCCGAAACTAACTGGACATCACAAACCAGGATGTAGAAGAATCGTTATGAATCaatggaaaatatataaaatcgtGTTTCCAAAAACGAAATATCCTTTTCTATCCTCTTTTGATTATTCTTTGTTACTTTAGAGAACATTTATCTTCATTTTGGAGATTCTGTTATCCACTGCTCCACTTAAAGTCGAGATAcctttaaatcaaatttatcccaaaaaaataaaaataatgactTGGCTTTTGCATAGTGCATGCATGTGTTTTCCTTTTCCCTTATGGCAAGGTATAAAGTTACCAGTTTGTATTATGAATATGCTGTTGCTTTTGAGTCCTTCAATCATGGTATCATAACATGTaagaaacatatttataatgtaacacaaaaaaaaaaaaactcatcatTAGGTGAAGAATCATAATTAATTCTGAAATCGAGTCTGAATTTATATTTGATAGAAATGTTACATGTACAATGAGAGTTACACACACCATTAGACATTGCTTTTGAGATTACAAAACtatctcaaatatatttttgaaattaaaatatatttaagataaatttgtaatttcaaaaacaatatatattcatatatgtAACATTACTACTTTTGTCAGGAGGTAGTACCAAAGGAATAATAATTGGATTACTGCCAAATTAATGTCGGGTGTGTGCCTTTATTGTGTGATATAATAATCATTTCAGTAACTACAATATGAAATTTCTAGTTTTTTTTCTCTACGAAATtaattttacattaaataagTCACTAAAAAATGTGTGGTAATTTAGTTTTATATGAAAAGGTAAGACCcgcatttaaaattttaaaatctcttacactgagaattttttttgtcaCCTATACTCCTTGGTGTGGCATAATTCCTCAGATGAGACAAATTGCACACTTTTGCAATTCAACCAATATAATTAttcagttttgatatattgcaTACTTATTTGAAGATGTATATGAGAATCACTGAAGTGTCACTCACATtcatcatatcaaaattatagatCAAATAAGTAAATGTCATGTCAACAATGCTTACATAAATATACAATATGCATGTaccatatatcaaaattatatatttatcctCTTAATTTATCatatgattaaatgtttatatataacataaatagTCGAGAGAGTTTGATTTTAATTAGACGCCAGTTTTGACTTTTAGATTGataattgattcaaaatcattaattatGAAATCGACCTTCAATATCAGTGTTGTTGGAATATCAAACATATCAAGGTAACGTAATGtaaatatcttactaaatatataATACTTTGGCGCTCAATCAACGGGAAATTAGCATTCAGTTCtgagccgtcgattttttttgttcggtttttgggtacttttttagtaccacatttcgaCATGAaatgtaccacatttccacatgaagtgtaccatattttgtatgatatagtaccacaattttgtgggtagggagtgaacccaaaaaaatattttgattgaggatttttcaccaacttccccttcaatcaattattttattttatttttattttttgaatgagAAGACAGGCAAGAATTGGGGTGGCTACATCAAGTCCAATAATGGTCGATACATTTTTTTGTCATCAGACACATGGGTTTAATTCTCgtgtatatatagatatagatatatatatctcGCTACACGTGGTTAGGATGTAGGAACGGGAAAGCCGATCCACGTAGCTAGGGACGGGTACGTGGAGTGGGGTTTGGTCCAAATTAGAATAAATTTGACTATGGGATGTTGATTGAGCTGTGGTGGTATACAAGCAAAGTCGTCTAATGGTTCATACCCCCCTCTGTTCAGTGTTTCCTCTTGCTTAATTTTGGGTGTTTGATGGAGAAATTAAACTGAAGTGCCACTTTTCTCGATCGGAATTTATACAAGTGTTATTTGCTTGCAATGTCAGAAGcacctaaaaaaaatattaacatcgactagatttaaatttttatacagGATTATGGGGTAAATTTGCTACTTCATCGGACTCAATACCTAGCAGACTTGGAGAGCCAACAAGCGGGTCGAGTTCTGAAGCTTGATTCAATTAAAAATGGCGATGCATGGAGAGGTATGGACGTGTTGATTTTCAACTCCTGGCATTGGTGGACCCACACCGGAAGTTCTAAGCCGTAAGATCTCCATgcaaaatttaacaaaaattgaaatctatacgattaaaactgaaattttgttgatataatgatcaaataaacAAACATTTGTTCCGTTTGAAGTAACAATGATTGTTTGAATGTTTTCCTGATTACTGATGAATTTGTTGTATAAAGGCATAATTTCTTTGATATATATAGTTTGGTCTTGAATATTGCAGATGGGATTATATGGAAGAGGGAGGGAAATTGATCAAAGATATGAACCGTTTGATTGCGTATTATAAAGGGATGACAACTTGGGCAAGATGGGTCAACAAAAACATTGATCCTTCCAAAACTAAAGTCTTCTTCCAAGGAATTTCCCCCATGCATTATGTGTAAGCATTCCTCTCTTAATATGATTGAGTGAAGCTTCATCGCGTATATTATAATGCAATGTAAATCGAAAATTCTCAGGGGAAAGGATTGGAACGAGCCATCGAAGACATGTGTAGGAGAAACACAACCATTTTTCGGAGTAAAATATCCAGCAGGAACCCCGATGGCTGCAGTAGTATTGAACAAAGTGCTGAGCCGAATCAAGAAACCTGTGTATTTACTCGATATCACATTATTGTCGCAGTATCGAAAAGATGCGCACCCCGTTTACTACGGGCTGCATAATGGCTTGGATTGCAGCCACTGGTGCCTCCCTGGATTGCCGGATACTTGGAATCTGCTGCTCTACACTGCCCTCTTTACTTGAATATATATGATTGAATTACTTAGTAAGTgcaaattaattttatcatagggatttcatttttcttatttcCATTTTTCATGTGTTTGTGTTGTAATAATCTATGAATTGATTTGGCATTGCCTGAGTCACATGGAATGAATAGTTGGCTTTCGAACAAGATCTACGAAATCGAGTCATCCATACCGTTGTAAAGTTTTAGCAGCTATGTTTCTTGTCATTCGATCTGTGTAGAAATCACAGGCGTACTCCACACAACTATTAGGTTTTACCACAaccttttaaattaaaataacgaAAACAACCTTATTCAACAAACGAACAACCACAAGACAATCCTATATTATGAAACTTGTTCTTATGTAATCTTACTAATTAAAAAAGTAGgactgataaaataaatatttaacctTTAATGCTACCCCATGAAATCAGCCATCAGGATAGGAACATGGAAACCCATACTTCAGTCAttgggacacgtgtcagtccttAGGGGTATTTCGACTGCTGGACTGACTTTTGTTGCTTTATATCTCACCACCTGGCAATCTCCCGTTTAATTTTTATCACGGCAGCCAATGTCAAGCAACAATCTTTCTGGTTTGTTATCACTCTTCACTACTCGCCCAACGAAAAACCAAGATAATAGACAGACGGTGGAAGTGTCTTTGATAGCTCGACGATGGCTTCGGTGCAAGTGAGAAAGGACGATGTCAATTATAAACGCAACATAGAGGTGGAGAAGGATGTGGTTCCGAAAATGAGAACTCAATTCGAGTCTCTAGCTGAAAAGGCTAAAACGCCACAGTGGTGATCAGCGGAAAAAGTGCACCAGTACGAGACTCTTCCTGTTGGAGTTGGAGAAACCAAGGCTGAAGAAGGCAAGAAATGGGGACTTGAAAGAAGGGAAGATGAGCAAGGGAAGGAGAAGGGAGACAGGGGCCGTCATTGGAGGATGTCTCGAAATTGAGGGCTACGGCTCAACAGAATTTCATGGAGGAAATCAATGCTGCAGAGGAGCGATACGAGAAGGCTAAAGAATCAGGGGCTTCGGCTGTGcaggaaacaaaagaatcagCTGGTCATGGAAAGCACAATGCTCTTCAAGGAATTCAGACTGGAGGTCGGTATATTGCCGACAAGAGTGGAACTTTGAAAGGACACTACAGTGGAAAAGGGCCAGCAGGCCAGGGATTATAACTCGCAGAAGGCGATGGAGGCAAAGGATTCTTTCTCATCCAAAGGTGGAGCTTTGAAAGAAACTGTAGTTGAAAAGGGCCAGCAGGCCAAGGATTATACAGTGAAGAAGACGGTGGGAGCAAAGGATGTTTTTGTCTCGACAGGCCAGTCTGCTACTGGATACGCGGTTGATAAAGCCAAGGCAGCAAAAGATACGACAGTGGACACCACTAAAAATGTTGCAAGCTATGTTGGAGACAGAGCAGAGGCTGCAAAAGACGCTACAGTGGAAGGTGGAAAAGGTGCTGCAGGGTATGCTGGGAAAGTAGCCGCAGAGGCTAAGGATCAGGCAGTTGCGGCTGGTTTGGGGGCAACCCATTATACTCTGGAGAAGGTGGCGGGGGCCACCAAAACAGTGGCCGTGGTAACATCTAGCGTCGCAGGGTACACAGGGGAGAAGACTCTGGCCGCCAAGGATAAGGTTGCTGGTGCTGGACAGACTGTGGTGGACTATTCTGGGGAGAAACTGGCGGCTGTAAGGATGCGGTGGTGGCAAGTGAACAAAAAGCGGCAGATACTACGGGTAGGAAGAAAGTAGATGCCAAGAAAGATTTGGAAGCAAAGAAAGCCTCGCAGGAGAAGGCAAACCAGTTTCTCTATGCTCACTTGATGCATTTGAGTTTATTATTAATCTCATGTATTTAAAGTGAGCTTTTGAGTTTATTATCATtctcatctatttatttatttatgtgtaTGCTTAATTGACGTTTGGTTTCACATAGGGAGAGATGGAGCGACATTTGAAACGGCGGCCGCGGCGTCTTTCAGGCCATTGACGAAACTTTAGTGGAAATTGGGCAGACAACTAAGGACCTACTTGTTGGGCAGTACCAAATTCAAGTTCTGGAACAGAAGGATCGTG from the Primulina huaijiensis isolate GDHJ02 unplaced genomic scaffold, ASM1229523v2 scaffold25037, whole genome shotgun sequence genome contains:
- the LOC140967435 gene encoding protein trichome birefringence-like 39; translated protein: MVLFLLKALFVAAFLFSHETTAKEYLNTTTSAGVGRKLAGGCNIFQGKWVYDASYPLYDFSTCPFIDDEFNCLKYKRPDREYLKYRWQPFSCNLPSFNGVNFLEKWRGKKIMFVGDSLSFNMWQSLSCMIHSSVPSAKTSLFKREGLAQLTFLDYGVNLLLHRTQYLADLESQQAGRVLKLDSIKNGDAWRGMDVLIFNSWHWWTHTGSSKPWDYMEEGGKLIKDMNRLIAYYKGMTTWARWVNKNIDPSKTKVFFQGISPMHYVGKDWNEPSKTCVGETQPFFGVKYPAGTPMAAVVLNKVLSRIKKPVYLLDITLLSQYRKDAHPVYYGLHNGLDCSHWCLPGLPDTWNLLLYTALFT